The following are encoded together in the Kineosporiaceae bacterium genome:
- a CDS encoding dynamin family protein, with protein sequence MPPGDSVGRPPSSLLGQTHRLIEHALTVYSGSAPRAEAPVRQRLMDLRRRLDAPLRVAVAGRVKAGKSTLLNALIGERLAPTDAGECTRVVTWYTDGHTYQVTLTRPDGSSRQARFGRQDGPIEIDLAGEAPDQLHSITISWPSQALRRSTLIDTPGIGSLSEQIARRTWELLASDDEVTPADAVIYLMTHAHRDDVEFLAGFHDREVSRPNPVNAIAVLSRADEIGAGRADALRSAAAIARRLAADPQVRRVAQTVVPVAGLLAQTATTLTEREAKQLELIAALPAPDAELLLLSADRFVTTLPDLGLSAAERTALLDRFGLFGLRAALTVLRRRTVTASELARELTAVSGLDDLNAVLQSLFHERAELLKSRSALLGVDALVRRHPVPGATALAAAVEQILAGAHPLHELRVLSSLRAGWVTGRPEVLAELEQVIGGAGQSVTSRLGLPPDAGPTSRRQAATSALLAWQRRAESPLCPRQLAVAARVAIRTCEGIITEESGGHHV encoded by the coding sequence GTGCCGCCGGGTGACAGCGTCGGCCGGCCGCCGTCGTCCCTGCTGGGGCAGACCCACCGGCTCATCGAGCATGCCCTCACCGTCTACTCCGGCAGCGCACCCCGCGCCGAAGCCCCTGTGAGACAACGCCTCATGGACTTGCGCCGACGCCTGGACGCACCGCTTCGGGTCGCCGTCGCCGGGCGGGTCAAGGCGGGAAAGTCCACGCTGCTCAACGCCCTGATCGGCGAGCGGTTGGCCCCGACCGACGCCGGCGAGTGCACCCGGGTGGTGACCTGGTACACCGACGGACACACCTATCAGGTCACGCTCACCCGCCCCGACGGCAGCAGCCGGCAGGCCCGGTTCGGCCGGCAGGACGGACCGATCGAGATCGACCTCGCGGGCGAGGCGCCCGACCAGCTGCACAGCATCACGATCAGCTGGCCCTCTCAGGCGCTGCGTCGATCGACGCTGATCGACACCCCGGGCATCGGGTCGCTGTCGGAGCAGATCGCCCGCCGCACCTGGGAGTTGCTCGCCTCGGACGACGAGGTGACCCCGGCCGACGCCGTGATCTACCTGATGACCCACGCCCACCGCGACGACGTCGAGTTCCTGGCCGGCTTCCACGACCGTGAGGTGAGCCGGCCCAACCCGGTCAACGCCATCGCGGTGCTGTCCCGAGCCGACGAGATCGGTGCCGGACGAGCGGACGCCCTGCGCTCGGCTGCGGCGATCGCCCGACGGCTGGCCGCCGACCCGCAGGTGCGCCGGGTGGCTCAGACCGTGGTGCCGGTCGCCGGCCTGCTCGCCCAGACCGCCACCACCCTGACCGAGCGAGAGGCCAAGCAGCTCGAGCTCATCGCCGCCCTGCCGGCACCCGACGCCGAGCTGTTGCTGCTCTCGGCCGACCGGTTCGTCACCACCCTGCCCGACCTGGGCCTGAGCGCCGCCGAACGCACCGCACTGCTCGATCGGTTCGGGCTGTTCGGCCTGCGCGCGGCCTTGACGGTGTTGCGCCGACGCACCGTCACGGCGTCCGAGCTGGCCCGTGAACTGACCGCCGTCAGCGGCCTCGACGACCTGAATGCGGTGCTGCAGAGCCTGTTCCACGAACGGGCCGAGTTGCTCAAGTCGCGCTCGGCGCTGCTGGGCGTCGATGCCCTGGTGCGGCGGCACCCGGTGCCCGGCGCGACGGCCCTGGCCGCAGCAGTGGAGCAGATCCTGGCCGGCGCCCACCCGCTGCACGAGTTGCGGGTGCTCTCGTCGCTGCGGGCCGGCTGGGTGACCGGCCGCCCCGAGGTGCTCGCCGAGCTGGAGCAGGTGATCGGTGGTGCCGGACAGTCGGTCACCTCCCGGCTCGGGTTGCCGCCGGACGCCGGGCCGACCAGCCGGCGCCAGGCCGCGACGTCCGCGCTTTTGGCCTGGCAACGCCGGGCCGAGAGTCCACTCTGCCCACGACAACTGGCCGTCGCGGCCCGGGTGGCGATCCGGACCTGCGAGGGCATCATCACCGAGGAATCCGGGGGACATCATGTCTGA
- a CDS encoding dynamin family protein, producing MPAPTESLDRTRALVELGLQACTAYGRPDLGHRLTLLRRRLADPGFHVVVTGEFKQGKSSLVNALVGAPCCPVDDDLATAVATYLRHGEHPSACLVYDGDPPRREPIAAGSLRRHVVEPHRATDAASSTNPTAARTADHLIGVEVRLPRALLAGGLVLVDTPGLGGLASSHAAITLTAAATADALLFVTDASRELTAAEVAFLRAARDLCPAVLCVLTKIDLYPQWRTIRDLDQAHLATALPDVELVAVSSTLRHLAARGADRALNEESGFPPLVRFVAEQVTGDARHRQATLAAAEVISVCRQLEVPFDSERAVLVDPARSRSIIDDLAATRRQVDELRGAASRWNQTLSDGIADLTADVDHDLRRRIRLTVEAADEAIEAADPLDAWPTLEAWLESRTAHELVANYTLLKTRALALSDHVGQHFRDGSSPLTGLGVYDPTGVLNRQSLTHEVALERMTAGTQTMVALRSSYTGMLMFTVLGSLLHLSLGPLGVGVGLVMGQRGLKEEKKRRLEHRRALARQAVRRYCDDVQFVIGKDSRDTLRRIQRQLRDHYATRADELSRSSGTALRAATEAAEAGQSERTRRLRDVDAELDRLRRLRTMAEAIATPPSAALTDVEDQEPGGSTRAAG from the coding sequence ATGCCCGCACCCACCGAGTCGCTCGACCGGACCCGGGCTCTGGTCGAGCTCGGCCTTCAGGCGTGCACCGCCTACGGCCGCCCGGACCTCGGCCACCGACTGACCCTGCTGCGCCGGCGACTGGCCGACCCGGGCTTTCACGTCGTGGTGACCGGAGAGTTCAAGCAGGGCAAGAGTTCGCTGGTCAACGCCCTGGTCGGTGCCCCCTGTTGCCCGGTGGACGACGACCTGGCCACCGCCGTGGCCACCTACCTGCGCCACGGCGAGCACCCCAGCGCCTGTCTGGTGTACGACGGTGACCCGCCGCGGCGCGAGCCCATCGCCGCCGGCTCCCTGCGGCGCCACGTGGTCGAGCCGCACCGAGCGACGGACGCCGCGAGCTCCACCAACCCGACGGCTGCTCGGACGGCCGACCACCTGATCGGCGTCGAGGTCCGGTTGCCGCGCGCGCTGCTGGCCGGCGGCTTGGTGCTCGTCGACACCCCGGGGCTCGGCGGCCTGGCCTCCTCCCACGCCGCGATCACCCTGACCGCAGCGGCCACGGCCGATGCCCTGCTCTTCGTCACCGATGCCTCGCGCGAACTCACCGCCGCCGAGGTCGCCTTCCTGCGAGCGGCGCGCGACCTGTGCCCGGCCGTGCTCTGTGTCCTCACCAAGATCGACCTCTATCCGCAGTGGCGCACCATCCGCGACCTCGACCAGGCCCATCTGGCCACCGCCCTGCCGGACGTCGAGCTGGTGGCCGTGTCCTCCACGCTGCGCCACCTCGCGGCCCGCGGCGCCGACCGAGCCCTCAACGAGGAGTCGGGATTCCCCCCGCTGGTGCGGTTCGTGGCCGAGCAGGTGACCGGGGACGCGCGGCACCGGCAGGCGACACTCGCCGCGGCCGAGGTGATCTCGGTGTGCCGGCAGCTGGAGGTGCCGTTCGACTCCGAACGCGCCGTCCTGGTCGACCCGGCGCGCAGCCGCAGCATCATCGACGACCTGGCCGCGACCCGTCGCCAGGTCGACGAACTGCGGGGCGCGGCCTCGCGGTGGAACCAGACCCTCTCGGACGGCATCGCCGATCTGACCGCCGACGTCGACCACGACCTGCGCCGCCGCATCCGCCTCACGGTCGAGGCGGCCGACGAGGCCATCGAGGCCGCCGACCCGCTGGATGCCTGGCCCACGCTGGAGGCCTGGCTCGAGAGCCGTACCGCGCACGAGCTGGTGGCCAACTACACCCTGCTCAAGACCCGGGCGCTGGCCCTGAGTGACCACGTCGGACAGCACTTCCGTGATGGCTCGAGCCCGCTGACCGGGCTCGGGGTGTACGACCCGACCGGTGTCTTGAACCGCCAATCCCTGACCCACGAGGTGGCGCTCGAACGGATGACCGCCGGCACCCAGACCATGGTGGCGCTGCGCAGCAGCTACACCGGCATGCTGATGTTCACCGTGTTGGGCAGCCTGCTTCACCTGTCCCTCGGCCCGTTGGGCGTCGGGGTCGGGCTGGTGATGGGTCAGCGCGGCCTGAAGGAGGAGAAGAAGCGCCGCCTGGAGCATCGGCGCGCCCTGGCTCGACAAGCCGTGCGCCGTTACTGCGACGACGTGCAGTTCGTGATCGGCAAGGACTCTCGCGACACCCTGCGCCGCATCCAGCGGCAGTTGCGCGACCACTACGCCACACGCGCCGACGAGCTGAGCCGGTCCAGTGGTACCGCCCTGCGAGCGGCCACCGAGGCCGCGGAGGCCGGCCAGTCCGAACGCACCCGGCGGCTGCGCGACGTCGACGCCGAGCTCGACCGACTGCGCCGGCTGCGGACCATGGCCGAGGCCATCGCCACGCCACCATCCGCCGCGCTCACCGACGTCGAGGACCAGGAACCGGGAGGGTCGACCCGTGCCGCCGGGTGA
- a CDS encoding YdiU family protein — MTQTATAPGPAGVPQFDNSYARELDGAYVAWAPSAPPHPRAVRLNHALAAELGLPDGWIETPEALAMLSGSTVPDGAQPIAQAYSGHQFGSFSPLLGDGRAVLLGELDDVHGVRRDLAFKGSGRTPFSRGGDGKAALGPVLREYLMGEAMHALGIPTTRVLAAVATGETVQRERVLPGAVLTRVAASHLRVGTFEFAARRDHGLLRRLAEYAIARHYPELAAIEPDAERYLALLRGVIDRQTALIARWMGVGFIHGVMNTDNMTVSGETIDFGPCAFVEAYDPRAAFSSIDHGGRYAFGNQPAIAGWNLTRFAETLGPLIGDDRDVVVPQLLAALDDVDVRYAHHWTAVLRRKLGIDATSEGAGDANVVADRALGEDYLELLRRHEVDFTLGWRGLVDLATTDDAQRLRDRFGPDGVADLDQWLERWRERLQRNGSTDEGREVDLDAMRRANPIYIPRNHRVEAALTAAVEHDDLAPFERLLAVLADPFAERSDDAEFAEPAPTDVTATYRTFCGT, encoded by the coding sequence GTGACGCAGACCGCGACGGCACCGGGCCCGGCTGGGGTCCCGCAGTTCGACAACAGCTACGCCCGTGAGCTGGACGGCGCGTACGTCGCGTGGGCGCCCAGCGCGCCCCCGCACCCACGCGCCGTCCGGCTGAACCATGCCCTGGCGGCCGAGCTCGGGCTGCCGGACGGCTGGATCGAGACCCCCGAGGCCCTCGCGATGCTCAGCGGTTCGACCGTGCCGGACGGCGCCCAGCCGATCGCGCAGGCATACTCCGGCCACCAGTTCGGCAGCTTCAGCCCGCTGCTCGGTGACGGCCGCGCGGTGCTGCTGGGCGAGCTGGACGACGTCCACGGCGTGCGTCGCGACCTGGCCTTCAAGGGCTCGGGCCGCACCCCGTTCTCACGCGGCGGCGACGGCAAGGCCGCCCTCGGGCCAGTGCTGCGCGAGTACCTGATGGGCGAGGCGATGCACGCCCTGGGCATCCCGACCACCCGGGTGCTGGCCGCCGTCGCCACCGGCGAGACAGTGCAGCGCGAGCGGGTGCTGCCGGGCGCCGTCCTGACCCGGGTGGCGGCCTCGCACCTACGGGTGGGCACCTTCGAGTTCGCCGCGCGCCGTGACCACGGCCTGCTGCGGCGGCTGGCCGAGTACGCGATCGCGCGGCACTACCCCGAGCTCGCCGCGATCGAACCGGACGCCGAGCGCTACCTCGCGCTGTTGCGCGGCGTGATCGATCGGCAGACCGCGCTGATCGCCCGGTGGATGGGCGTCGGGTTCATCCACGGCGTGATGAACACCGACAACATGACGGTCTCCGGCGAGACGATCGACTTCGGGCCGTGCGCCTTCGTCGAGGCCTACGACCCCCGGGCGGCGTTCAGCTCGATCGACCACGGCGGCCGCTACGCCTTCGGCAATCAGCCCGCGATCGCGGGGTGGAACCTGACCCGGTTCGCCGAGACCCTCGGCCCGCTGATCGGCGATGATCGCGACGTGGTGGTGCCGCAGCTGCTCGCGGCCCTCGACGACGTCGACGTGCGCTACGCCCATCACTGGACCGCCGTGCTGCGGCGCAAGCTCGGCATCGACGCGACCTCGGAGGGTGCCGGCGACGCGAACGTTGTCGCCGATCGGGCCCTCGGCGAGGACTACCTCGAGCTACTGCGCCGACACGAGGTCGACTTCACCCTCGGCTGGCGTGGCCTGGTCGATCTTGCCACGACGGACGACGCCCAACGGCTGCGCGATCGGTTCGGCCCGGACGGTGTGGCCGACCTGGACCAGTGGCTGGAGCGCTGGCGTGAACGGTTGCAGCGCAACGGATCCACTGATGAGGGGCGCGAGGTCGACCTGGATGCGATGCGCCGGGCGAATCCGATCTACATCCCCCGCAACCACCGCGTCGAGGCGGCGCTGACCGCAGCGGTGGAGCACGACGACCTGGCCCCGTTCGAGCGATTGCTGGCTGTTCTCGCCGACCCGTTCGCCGAACGCTCCGACGACGCCGAGTTCGCCGAGCCTGCCCCCACCGACGTCACCGCCACGTATCGAACATTCTGCGGTACCTGA
- the msrB gene encoding peptide-methionine (R)-S-oxide reductase MsrB, translating to MTWPGVLRLAREGNPTPPRRDERTPQQWREVLSREQYRVARSAGTEMPFSSDLCSLFTAGLYQCVCCGTELFDSSTKFESGTGWPSFTQAVAPDVVAYNLDTSHGMQRVETVCNVCDAHLGHVFPDGPEPSGLRYCINAVSLQKVH from the coding sequence CTGACCTGGCCCGGCGTGCTGCGCCTGGCCCGCGAGGGCAACCCGACCCCACCGCGCCGTGACGAGCGCACCCCGCAGCAGTGGCGTGAGGTGCTGAGCCGCGAGCAGTACCGCGTGGCCCGATCGGCGGGCACCGAGATGCCGTTCAGCTCCGACCTGTGCTCCCTGTTCACCGCCGGCCTCTACCAGTGCGTGTGCTGCGGCACCGAGCTGTTCGACTCCTCGACCAAGTTCGAGAGCGGCACCGGCTGGCCGAGCTTCACCCAGGCGGTCGCCCCGGACGTCGTGGCCTACAACCTCGACACCAGCCACGGCATGCAGCGAGTCGAGACGGTCTGCAACGTGTGCGACGCCCACCTCGGGCACGTCTTCCCCGATGGCCCCGAACCGTCGGGCCTGCGCTACTGCATCAACGCCGTCTCACTGCAGAAGGTGCACTGA
- a CDS encoding serine/threonine protein kinase: MSTKDATPEPISEPVSEPTSAARPERPLGARYLLGEVIGRGAMGRVYRGRIRDGEPNLAIKLLRDDLAEDPELVARFVQERQLLRTITHPHVVTVHDLILDGDDLAIVMDYVDGGSLTTAVPRPCPPELAAELSAQLAEALTAVHAAGVVHRDLKPGNVLCQKASDGTIGVRLTDFGVSRLLSGTLTRVTSLIGTPGYLAPEVTRGHPATAATDVYALGVMLYELLTGRAPFLGDNAHALIRAHNDDPAPRPANLPDALWTLLDQMLAKAPDARPTTTRIAAELRRLAPGLTGTGPFPVRTAPLPATDSSPTMPGGVTMPKRPATPPAAQGIWPLPASVAAPPTPARPPSPSPAPAVPAAPAVPDPAEAPTEIARIVRIAPGQATPNPHPNPNIGIGIGSGRGSGLTDPEPPTRSRRLALVASGATAVLAVTGGIIWAVNRTPRTLRTTTVAASAPTGSTTRSASPATATASTAVTTSAGAVPVAPAGGGQTVIVQQPAPVIPVEPAAPTSTKVTAPVVTTKPAAAVPAPKVDPAATPAPATPVLEVNQATVASRMVSDGIAPLRVSSVSTPSGTITSITITYGGSQPVTPSAGVTSYTTTVTGLSNATQYRFTAEVCNSLGKCATSAAVSFVPYGWPDLSGVTAAVSGTTVTMKWPAVRSNGNPNDLTCSFEVASSDASAPAKRTIGIGSGSTVFSGKPGYTYQGVRRCSMDIQPSSVRTEVSPTVKLAGPAS, from the coding sequence ATGAGCACCAAGGACGCCACACCCGAGCCCATTTCTGAACCCGTTTCCGAGCCCACGTCCGCCGCGCGGCCGGAGCGACCACTCGGTGCTCGATATCTGCTGGGCGAGGTGATCGGGCGCGGGGCCATGGGCCGGGTCTACCGCGGACGCATCCGCGACGGCGAGCCGAACCTGGCGATCAAACTGCTGCGCGACGACCTCGCCGAGGATCCCGAGCTCGTGGCCCGCTTCGTTCAGGAACGCCAGCTGCTGCGCACCATCACGCACCCGCACGTGGTCACCGTCCACGACCTGATCCTGGACGGCGACGACCTCGCCATCGTCATGGACTACGTGGACGGCGGCAGCCTCACCACCGCCGTCCCGCGCCCGTGCCCACCGGAACTGGCCGCCGAGTTGTCCGCCCAGCTCGCCGAGGCGCTGACCGCCGTCCATGCGGCCGGGGTGGTGCACCGCGACCTCAAGCCCGGCAACGTGCTCTGTCAGAAGGCCTCCGACGGCACCATCGGTGTTCGCCTCACCGACTTCGGGGTCTCCCGGCTGCTGTCCGGCACCCTCACCCGAGTCACGTCCCTGATCGGTACCCCTGGCTACCTGGCCCCCGAGGTGACCCGGGGGCACCCGGCCACGGCCGCGACCGACGTCTATGCGCTGGGGGTGATGCTCTACGAGCTGCTGACCGGGCGCGCACCCTTCCTCGGCGACAACGCTCACGCTCTGATCCGGGCGCACAACGACGACCCCGCCCCCCGGCCGGCCAACCTGCCGGACGCGCTCTGGACACTGCTCGACCAGATGCTGGCGAAGGCACCCGACGCACGTCCCACGACCACCCGGATCGCCGCCGAGCTCCGACGACTCGCCCCCGGACTGACCGGCACCGGCCCGTTCCCGGTGAGGACGGCGCCGTTGCCCGCGACCGACTCCTCACCGACGATGCCCGGTGGTGTGACGATGCCGAAGCGGCCGGCCACGCCACCGGCCGCTCAGGGCATCTGGCCGCTTCCAGCGTCCGTCGCGGCGCCTCCAACCCCGGCCCGGCCCCCGAGCCCCTCCCCCGCACCCGCCGTACCGGCCGCACCCGCCGTACCGGACCCGGCCGAAGCCCCCACCGAGATCGCCCGCATCGTGCGGATCGCGCCGGGCCAGGCCACCCCGAACCCGCACCCGAACCCGAACATCGGCATCGGCATCGGCAGCGGCAGGGGCAGCGGCCTCACCGACCCCGAGCCCCCGACGCGGTCACGGCGCCTGGCTCTGGTGGCCTCGGGCGCGACCGCCGTCCTGGCCGTCACCGGCGGCATCATCTGGGCCGTCAACCGGACGCCGCGCACGCTGCGCACCACCACGGTGGCGGCCTCGGCGCCCACCGGGTCGACGACCCGCAGCGCGTCGCCCGCGACCGCGACGGCGAGCACTGCCGTCACGACCTCGGCCGGCGCCGTCCCTGTCGCGCCGGCCGGCGGCGGGCAGACGGTGATCGTGCAGCAACCTGCTCCGGTGATCCCGGTCGAGCCCGCCGCGCCGACCTCCACCAAGGTCACTGCCCCGGTCGTCACGACCAAACCCGCCGCAGCGGTGCCGGCACCGAAGGTGGATCCCGCGGCGACCCCGGCTCCCGCCACGCCGGTACTCGAGGTGAACCAGGCCACGGTGGCCTCGCGCATGGTGTCCGACGGCATTGCACCGCTGCGGGTCTCATCGGTGTCGACCCCCTCGGGCACGATCACCTCGATCACGATCACCTACGGCGGCAGCCAACCCGTCACCCCGAGCGCCGGGGTCACCAGCTACACCACGACGGTCACCGGATTGTCGAACGCGACGCAGTATCGATTCACCGCCGAGGTCTGCAACTCCCTCGGCAAGTGCGCCACCTCCGCGGCCGTGAGTTTCGTCCCCTACGGCTGGCCGGACCTGTCCGGGGTCACCGCCGCCGTGTCCGGCACCACGGTCACCATGAAGTGGCCCGCGGTCCGCTCGAACGGCAACCCGAACGACCTCACCTGCAGCTTCGAGGTCGCCAGCAGCGATGCCTCGGCGCCCGCGAAGCGCACCATCGGGATCGGGTCGGGGTCGACCGTGTTCTCGGGCAAACCCGGGTACACCTATCAGGGTGTGCGGCGATGCTCCATGGACATTCAGCCCTCCAGCGTCCGAACCGAGGTCAGTCCCACGGTGAAGCTGGCCGGCCCCGCGAGCTGA
- a CDS encoding RNA-binding S4 domain-containing protein — translation MTDVQINGDAIRLGQFLKLADVVQAGAEVKELLADDVVLVNDQPEDRRGRQLVPGDVVAVRGQVLRVTRAAV, via the coding sequence GTGACGGACGTGCAGATCAATGGTGACGCGATACGGCTGGGCCAATTCCTGAAACTGGCGGACGTCGTCCAGGCCGGAGCCGAGGTCAAGGAGCTGTTGGCGGACGACGTGGTGCTGGTGAACGACCAGCCCGAGGATCGGCGGGGTCGCCAACTCGTCCCGGGCGATGTGGTCGCGGTGCGGGGCCAGGTGTTACGCGTGACTCGGGCCGCTGTGTAG